A region of Ferruginibacter albus DNA encodes the following proteins:
- a CDS encoding DUF72 domain-containing protein, whose product MDFGKVSPKELESVDFSLPKEPAANKLVLSGIKTKHPEIYIGCAKWGRKEWIGKIYPKGTKDANFLEHYVKHYNSIELNATHYKIYDAAAIAKWAAKAKGIDFKFCPKVPQAISHYSGFNNVDAITDSFLEGILAFKEHLGPVFLQVSERFSPNQRDKLFNYLRSLPVDLQFFLEVRHPDWFTDKIIRKELFDTLRSLNIGAVITDTAGRRDCAHMELTVPKTFIRYVGNSLHKTDYTRTDAWIKRLKYWMDHGLEELYYFMHMHNEATSPELTIYLVDKINKELDVKLKKPVFINKQQDLF is encoded by the coding sequence ATGGATTTCGGAAAAGTATCACCAAAAGAATTGGAGTCTGTTGATTTTTCATTGCCTAAAGAACCGGCGGCTAATAAATTGGTATTATCCGGAATAAAAACAAAGCACCCTGAAATTTATATTGGTTGCGCCAAGTGGGGTAGAAAAGAATGGATAGGAAAAATTTATCCGAAGGGAACTAAAGATGCTAACTTTTTAGAACACTATGTGAAGCATTACAACTCTATCGAATTGAATGCTACGCACTACAAAATATATGATGCTGCGGCGATCGCAAAATGGGCGGCAAAAGCAAAAGGAATTGATTTTAAATTTTGTCCAAAAGTTCCACAAGCAATAAGTCATTACAGCGGATTCAATAATGTTGATGCTATAACCGATTCTTTTTTAGAAGGGATACTAGCTTTTAAAGAACATTTAGGTCCTGTATTTTTACAAGTCAGTGAACGCTTTTCTCCCAACCAAAGAGATAAATTATTTAACTACCTAAGATCACTTCCGGTAGATCTGCAATTCTTTTTAGAGGTCAGACACCCGGATTGGTTTACAGATAAAATCATTCGCAAAGAGTTATTTGATACGCTTCGCTCGTTAAATATCGGTGCAGTTATTACAGATACTGCCGGAAGAAGAGATTGTGCTCATATGGAATTAACTGTCCCCAAAACATTCATTCGATATGTTGGGAATAGCTTACACAAAACAGATTATACAAGAACAGATGCCTGGATCAAACGCCTCAAATATTGGATGGACCATGGTTTGGAAGAATTGTATTATTTTATGCATATGCATAACGAGGCAACTTCTCCGGAACTAACCATTTATTTGGTCGATAAAATTAATAAAGAGCTTGATGTGAAATTAAAAAAGCCAGTATTTATAAATAAGCAACAGGATCTATTTTAA
- a CDS encoding cupin domain-containing protein, translating to MNLSFIADTTKEKVFQEVEKYLQTKNFNIDKQDSSRPWGGFFVIDESQAETFIATYFPHLKKEDLLIADKLSPKILIVAPEKRLSWQYHHRRAEIWKLIGGEAAVITSDTDEEKEKRILHPGDIVQLKQGERHRLIGTQQWGIVAEIWQHTDAKNPSNEEDIVRVQDDFGR from the coding sequence ATGAACCTTTCTTTTATCGCTGACACAACCAAAGAAAAAGTTTTTCAGGAAGTTGAAAAGTATTTGCAAACGAAAAACTTCAACATTGATAAACAAGATAGCTCACGCCCATGGGGTGGGTTTTTTGTAATTGATGAATCGCAGGCGGAAACCTTTATTGCTACTTATTTTCCGCATCTGAAAAAAGAAGATCTGCTGATAGCAGATAAACTAAGTCCTAAGATTTTAATTGTTGCTCCTGAAAAAAGATTAAGCTGGCAGTACCATCATCGTCGTGCAGAAATATGGAAATTAATTGGTGGCGAAGCGGCTGTTATCACTAGTGATACGGATGAAGAAAAAGAAAAAAGAATTTTGCACCCCGGCGATATCGTGCAATTAAAACAAGGAGAACGCCATCGTTTGATCGGTACACAGCAATGGGGAATTGTTGCTGAGATCTGGCAACATACGGATGCAAAAAATCCTTCTAATGAAGAGGATATTGTTCGTGTGCAGGATGACTTTGGGAGATAA
- the mnmG gene encoding tRNA uridine-5-carboxymethylaminomethyl(34) synthesis enzyme MnmG, giving the protein MFPEYDIIVVGAGHAGCEAAASAANLGSKVLLITMNMQTIAQMSCNPAMGGIAKGQIVREIDAMGGYSGIVTDKSMIQFRMLNRSKGPAMWSPRAQNDRMLFAATWREMLENTLNVDFYQDMVNGLLVKDGRACGVITGLGHEIKAKSVVLTNGTFLNGVIHIGEKRFGGGRVAEKAATGITEQLISLGFESDRLKTGTPPRIDGRSLDYSKMEEQKGDDEIVGFSFLDIERIKPQQQRSCWITYTSDVVHDILKTGFEKSPMFQGRIQGRGPRYCPSIEDKINRFADKERHQLFVEPEGWNTVEIYVNGFSTSLPEDVQYQALKMVPGFENCRMFRPGYAIEYDYFPPTQLKFSLETKLVQNLFFAGQINGTTGYEEAACQGLMAGINAHQKASELDAVILKRSEAYIGVLIDDLINKGTDEPYRMFTSRAEFRTLLRQDNADLRLTEMSYRLGLASQERMEKVISKRESVEKVKDILNKVTLEPEETNDYLESVYSSPLISKQKAAQLLLRPMVNIIELINAVPKLADALSNFNKETLEQVEIQTKYDVYIEKEKELVAKMSQLENLIIPDNFNYDKLVSLSTEARQKFTKIKPRTLGQASRISGVNPSDVQILMVYMGR; this is encoded by the coding sequence ATGTTTCCAGAGTATGATATTATAGTAGTAGGCGCCGGTCATGCCGGATGCGAAGCCGCAGCTTCAGCCGCCAATTTGGGCAGCAAGGTGCTTCTGATAACCATGAATATGCAGACAATTGCCCAAATGAGCTGTAACCCTGCTATGGGGGGAATAGCCAAAGGACAAATTGTGCGTGAAATTGATGCGATGGGAGGTTACAGCGGAATTGTCACAGATAAAAGCATGATCCAATTCAGGATGCTAAATCGTTCCAAAGGACCTGCTATGTGGAGCCCAAGAGCACAAAACGATAGAATGTTGTTTGCTGCTACATGGAGAGAAATGTTGGAAAACACACTTAACGTAGATTTTTACCAGGATATGGTAAATGGACTATTGGTGAAAGATGGCAGAGCTTGCGGAGTGATTACCGGTTTAGGTCATGAGATCAAAGCGAAGTCGGTGGTTTTAACCAATGGCACATTCTTAAACGGAGTAATTCATATTGGAGAAAAAAGATTTGGCGGCGGAAGAGTAGCAGAGAAAGCAGCCACAGGAATTACAGAGCAATTAATTTCTTTAGGGTTTGAAAGCGATCGCCTAAAAACAGGAACTCCACCAAGGATTGATGGAAGAAGCTTGGATTATTCTAAGATGGAAGAACAAAAAGGGGACGATGAGATCGTAGGATTCAGCTTTTTGGATATTGAAAGAATAAAGCCCCAACAGCAAAGAAGCTGCTGGATAACCTATACGAGCGATGTTGTCCATGATATTTTAAAGACGGGGTTTGAAAAAAGTCCTATGTTCCAGGGAAGGATACAAGGAAGAGGTCCAAGATACTGTCCAAGCATAGAAGACAAGATCAATCGATTTGCAGATAAAGAGCGTCATCAGCTGTTCGTAGAGCCTGAAGGTTGGAATACCGTAGAAATATATGTTAATGGTTTCAGCACCTCCTTACCAGAAGATGTTCAATATCAAGCACTTAAAATGGTTCCAGGGTTTGAAAACTGCAGAATGTTTCGTCCTGGATATGCCATTGAATATGATTATTTCCCACCTACACAGTTAAAATTTAGCCTGGAAACAAAGCTGGTACAAAACCTGTTTTTTGCCGGGCAAATAAATGGAACTACTGGTTATGAAGAGGCGGCCTGCCAGGGTTTAATGGCAGGAATCAACGCCCATCAAAAAGCGAGCGAATTGGATGCTGTGATCTTGAAGCGTAGTGAAGCATACATTGGGGTATTGATCGATGACCTGATTAATAAAGGAACCGATGAACCTTACAGAATGTTTACCAGCAGGGCAGAGTTCAGAACTTTATTACGACAGGATAATGCTGATTTGAGATTAACTGAAATGAGTTACCGTTTGGGATTGGCATCGCAAGAAAGAATGGAAAAAGTGATAAGTAAAAGAGAGTCTGTAGAAAAGGTAAAAGATATATTAAATAAAGTAACGCTTGAGCCGGAGGAAACAAATGATTATTTAGAAAGCGTTTATTCGTCGCCGTTAATATCAAAACAAAAAGCAGCTCAGCTATTGTTGCGGCCAATGGTAAATATTATTGAGTTAATAAACGCTGTTCCAAAATTGGCAGATGCATTAAGCAATTTTAATAAAGAGACATTAGAGCAAGTAGAGATACAAACGAAGTATGATGTGTACATTGAAAAAGAAAAAGAACTGGTTGCTAAAATGAGCCAGTTAGAAAACCTGATAATACCTGATAATTTTAATTACGATAAATTAGTTTCGTTATCAACCGAAGCAAGACAAAAATTCACTAAAATAAAACCCCGTACGCTAGGTCAGGCGTCACGCATTTCGGGTGTAAACCCAAGCGATGTACAGATCCTGATGGTTTACATGGGGAGATAA
- the ybeY gene encoding rRNA maturation RNase YbeY, whose translation MKIKFFFPQKTNLKDRNKLKLFVEQLFRKENHKLESLVYIFTSDKEVLEMNKNFLNHNYYTDILTFDLSSSNSISGEVYISIDRVKENAQNHNTSFIEELHRVIFHGALHLCGYKDKSKAEIAAMRKRENQYLKSYFKRFHMKH comes from the coding sequence ATGAAGATTAAATTCTTTTTTCCGCAAAAGACAAATTTAAAAGACAGGAATAAATTGAAGCTCTTTGTTGAACAATTGTTCAGGAAGGAAAACCATAAACTGGAATCCCTGGTATATATTTTTACTTCAGATAAAGAGGTTCTTGAAATGAATAAAAACTTCCTTAACCATAATTATTATACAGATATTTTAACCTTCGACCTGTCTTCTTCCAATTCAATTTCTGGAGAAGTATATATTAGTATCGATCGGGTTAAAGAAAATGCTCAAAATCATAACACGTCCTTTATAGAAGAGCTTCATAGGGTAATTTTTCATGGTGCATTGCATTTGTGCGGATACAAGGATAAGTCCAAAGCCGAGATTGCCGCTATGAGAAAAAGAGAGAACCAGTATCTCAAATCTTACTTTAAAAGGTTCCACATGAAACATTGA
- a CDS encoding FeoA family protein yields MQKRLSEIEVGKTVIITSFEKDDIFLKLMEMGCVPGETILVDQKAPLGDPISILVAGYNLSLRISEADNIWVEEVSIASNSNK; encoded by the coding sequence ATGCAAAAAAGGCTATCGGAAATAGAAGTGGGCAAAACTGTTATAATTACCTCTTTTGAAAAAGATGATATTTTTCTCAAATTAATGGAGATGGGATGTGTTCCCGGCGAAACAATTCTCGTTGATCAAAAAGCTCCGCTAGGAGACCCGATTTCAATATTAGTCGCGGGCTATAATTTAAGTCTTCGCATCAGCGAAGCCGATAATATCTGGGTAGAAGAAGTAAGCATTGCATCTAATTCTAATAAATAA
- the nadD gene encoding nicotinate (nicotinamide) nucleotide adenylyltransferase, whose product MKIGLYFGSFNPIHIGHLIIASHITNFTSLDQVWFVVSPQNPLKPSSSLLNEYHRLHFVQLAIEGESKLKASDVEFHLPKPSYTVDTLAYLKEKYPQHEFAVIMGADSFSNISNWKNYEVLLKNNSIYIYKRKGFEITDALGADIILLEAPILDISSTHIRNLIKTGKSTRYLLPDVVNNEIEKNNYYK is encoded by the coding sequence ATGAAAATAGGATTGTATTTTGGCTCTTTTAACCCTATTCATATTGGTCACCTTATTATTGCAAGCCATATTACCAATTTTACGTCTTTAGACCAGGTTTGGTTTGTGGTATCCCCTCAAAATCCGTTAAAGCCCTCCTCCTCTTTATTAAATGAATATCATCGATTGCATTTTGTACAATTAGCCATTGAGGGTGAAAGTAAATTAAAAGCAAGTGATGTAGAGTTTCATTTACCTAAGCCATCTTATACGGTAGATACCCTGGCTTATTTAAAAGAAAAATATCCTCAACACGAATTTGCTGTGATAATGGGTGCTGATAGCTTCAGCAATATCAGCAACTGGAAAAATTATGAGGTGTTGTTAAAAAACAATTCCATCTATATTTATAAAAGGAAAGGATTTGAAATTACAGATGCTTTAGGGGCTGATATTATTTTATTGGAAGCTCCCATCTTAGATATATCATCTACACATATTCGCAATCTTATTAAAACCGGAAAATCTACAAGATATTTATTACCTGATGTTGTAAATAATGAAATAGAAAAAAACAACTATTATAAATAG